In a genomic window of Equus caballus isolate H_3958 breed thoroughbred chromosome 9, TB-T2T, whole genome shotgun sequence:
- the CA1 gene encoding carbonic anhydrase 1 isoform X1, with protein MASHDWGYDSPNGPEEWVKLYPIANGNNQSPIDIKTSETKHDTSLKPFSVSYDPATAKEIVNVGHSFQVKFEDSDNRSVLKDGPLPGSYRLSQFHFHWGSTDDYGSEHTVDGVKYSAELHLVHWNSSKYSSFDEASSQADGLAILGVLMKVGEANPKLQKVLDALNEVKTKGKKAPFKNFDPSSLLPSSPDYWTYSGSLTHPPLYESVTWIVCKENISISSEQLAQFRSLLSNVEGGKAVPIQHNNRPPQPLKGRTVRAFF; from the exons ATGGCAAGTCACGACTGGGGATACGACAGCCCAAATG GTCCTGAAGAATGGGTCAAGCTGTACCCCATCGCGAATGGAAATAACCAGTCTCCTATTGATATTAAAACCAGTGAAACCAAACATGACACTTCCCTAAAACCTTTCAGTGTCTCCTACGATCCAGCCACAGCTAAAGAAATTGTCAACGTGGGACACTCCTTCCAGGTAAAATTCGAGGACAGCGATAACCGATCAG TGCTGAAAGACGGTCCTCTCCCTGGAAGCTACAGGCTCTCCCAGTTCCATTTTCACTGGGGCAGCACAGATGACTATGGTTCTGAGCACACCGTGGATGGAGTCAAATATTCTGCAGAG CTTCACCTAGTTCACTGGAATTCTTCAAAGTACTCCAGCTTTGATGAAGCCAGCTCACAGGCCGATGGCTTGGCCATTCTCGGTGTTTTGATGAAG GTTGGTGAGGCCAACCCAAAACTGCAGAAAGTACTTGATGCCCTGAACGAAGTTAAAACTAAG gGCAAAAAAGCCCCATTCAAAAATTTTGACCCTTCTAGTCTCCTTCCTTCATCCCCGGATTACTGGACCTACTCCGGCTCTTTGACTCATCCTCCTCTTTATGAGAGTGTAACCTGGATAGTCTGTAAGGAAAACATCAGTATCAGCTCAGAACAG CTGGCGCAGTTCCGCAGTCTTCTGTCGAATGTTGAGGGGGGTAAAGCTGTCCCCATCCAGCACAATAACCGACCGCCCCAGCCTCTGAAGGGCAGAACTGTGAGAGCTTTCTTCTGA